The genome window CTTACTCCTAAAATTTCAGCAAGCTCACTTCCTTTTATGGCATCATTTCGTTCTTTTAAGAGTTCGAAAATTTGTTCTCTCCGTTTGGTCCCATTCACGTCTTATACCTCCTTACGTATCTTTTTAATTATAGCCCATAAACATATTTCTTCACAAAAAGACTTTACAAAGAGAGAGGCGGGTCGTATGGTGTCTAAAAAGGAGGTGAAAGGCGATGACAACAGGAGAACCAGCACTTTCCACATGGCGAGGCAGAATAATTCTTATTCTTCTTACTTATTTCTCTGTTTTTTCTTATTCTCATATCTTTTTTATGCTGCCGCCTTTTTTGCGTAATATAGGTTTTCAGCCTCAGTGTGTTGGTTGGATTATCAGTGCCTTTTATCTTGCTGCTACTGTAACGCGTCCTTCTGCGGGATGGTTCATAGAACGTATTGGCATTCGAAAAACAATGGTTACTGCTGGAAGTATTTGTTTCTTTTCCTCCCTTTCTCTTGCTTTAACGAGGCATACTCCTGCAGTCCTTTATTTTATTCGGCTTTTTATGGGGGCAGGGTTCAGTGTATTTGTTGTAGCGACGACAACATATCAATCTCTTGTTATCCCAGAGCAAATTCGAGGAACAGCTTTTTCTATTACAAGTATAGGTGGAGTTTTAACTTCTTTTACTGTTATACCCCTTTCTGAATTTTTCATTTGTAGGGGGTGGAATTTGCCCTATTTGCTTATGGCTCCCGTAGCAGCTCTTGCTGCTATAT of Aminobacterium sp. MB27-C1 contains these proteins:
- a CDS encoding MFS transporter; translation: MTTGEPALSTWRGRIILILLTYFSVFSYSHIFFMLPPFLRNIGFQPQCVGWIISAFYLAATVTRPSAGWFIERIGIRKTMVTAGSICFFSSLSLALTRHTPAVLYFIRLFMGAGFSVFVVATTTYQSLVIPEQIRGTAFSITSIGGVLTSFTVIPLSEFFICRGWNLPYLLMAPVAALAAICMAFFTTGAR